One genomic region from Parerythrobacter aestuarii encodes:
- a CDS encoding PEP-CTERM sorting domain-containing protein (PEP-CTERM proteins occur, often in large numbers, in the proteomes of bacteria that also encode an exosortase, a predicted intramembrane cysteine proteinase. The presence of a PEP-CTERM domain at a protein's C-terminus predicts cleavage within the sorting domain, followed by covalent anchoring to some some component of the (usually Gram-negative) cell surface. Many PEP-CTERM proteins exhibit an unusual sequence composition that includes large numbers of potential glycosylation sites. Expression of one such protein has been shown restore the ability of a bacterium to form floc, a type of biofilm.) produces MDRMIAAVLLVAGAPAVAAGGTSVPEPSNWALFALGVTGVLVGRFGLGRRRKRPEDRSDAD; encoded by the coding sequence ATGGACCGCATGATCGCCGCCGTGCTGCTCGTCGCCGGCGCCCCAGCCGTGGCTGCGGGCGGCACGAGTGTGCCAGAACCATCCAACTGGGCGCTGTTCGCGCTTGGCGTGACCGGCGTGCTGGTCGGTAGGTTTGGCCTTGGGCGCAGGCGGAAACGCCCGGAAGATCGCTCTGACGCGGATTGA
- the hisF gene encoding imidazole glycerol phosphate synthase subunit HisF, translating to MTVRIRVIPCLDVADGRVVKGVNFVDLKDAGDPVEQARAYDAVGADELCFLDISASHEGRGTLLDIVRRTAEVCFMPLTVGGGVRSVEDARALLLAGADKVAINSAAVARPELVREIAEKFGSQCVVASVDARRVPTSVRPEPVEGQAKRGGWASTGSARTVGGNCRWEIFTHGGRKPTGIDAIEFAEQVADLGAGELLVTSMDGDGTQAGYDLLLTRTIADSVSVPVIASGGVGTLQHLVEGVTEGHASAVLAASIFHFGTHTIAEAHDALRTAGLPARI from the coding sequence ATGACCGTCCGGATCCGCGTCATTCCCTGTCTCGACGTCGCCGATGGCCGCGTGGTCAAGGGCGTCAACTTTGTCGATCTGAAGGATGCGGGCGACCCGGTCGAGCAGGCGCGGGCCTATGATGCGGTGGGGGCGGACGAGCTGTGTTTCCTCGATATTTCCGCCAGCCATGAAGGGCGCGGGACGCTGCTCGATATCGTCCGGCGCACGGCAGAAGTGTGCTTCATGCCGCTGACCGTCGGCGGCGGGGTGCGCAGCGTCGAGGATGCCCGCGCGCTGCTGCTGGCAGGCGCGGACAAGGTCGCGATCAACAGCGCGGCGGTGGCCCGGCCCGAGCTGGTGCGCGAGATCGCGGAAAAGTTCGGCAGCCAGTGCGTGGTCGCGAGTGTCGATGCCAGACGAGTCCCAACCTCCGTTCGCCCTGAGCCTGTCGAAGGGCAGGCGAAACGTGGTGGCTGGGCTTCGACAGGCTCAGCCCGAACGGTTGGGGGGAATTGCCGCTGGGAGATATTTACCCACGGAGGGCGCAAACCCACCGGGATCGACGCCATCGAATTCGCCGAGCAGGTCGCGGATCTGGGTGCAGGCGAATTGCTCGTCACCAGCATGGATGGCGACGGGACGCAGGCCGGCTATGACCTGCTGCTGACCCGCACCATCGCCGACAGCGTTTCCGTACCGGTGATCGCGAGCGGCGGGGTCGGCACCTTGCAGCATCTCGTCGAAGGCGTGACCGAAGGCCATGCCAGCGCCGTGCTGGCAGCTTCGATCTTCCATTTCGGCACCCACACCATTGCCGAGGCGCATGACGCGTTGCGCACCGCCGGACTGCCTGCCCGCATATAG
- the hisA gene encoding 1-(5-phosphoribosyl)-5-[(5-phosphoribosylamino)methylideneamino]imidazole-4-carboxamide isomerase, with protein MIIFPAIDLKGGEVVRLAEGDMDRATVYGDNPAAQATLFADAGAEHLHVVDLDGSFAGRAENREAVEAIVEAFPGYVQLGGGIRTREAVEGWFDLGVARIVMGSAALKDPEFVKDMARAYEGGIVVAVDAKDGMVATEGWAEVSDVPVVDLARRFEDAGVAALLFTDIGRDGMLKGCNIDATVELARQVDIPVIASGGVKGLDDIHVLSLHAHEGIEGVITGRALYEGRLDLAAAIAMGARA; from the coding sequence ATGATCATCTTCCCTGCCATCGACCTAAAGGGCGGCGAGGTAGTGCGCCTCGCCGAGGGCGATATGGACCGCGCCACCGTCTACGGCGACAACCCCGCCGCACAGGCCACGCTGTTCGCGGACGCGGGGGCGGAGCACCTGCATGTGGTCGATCTCGACGGCAGCTTCGCCGGGCGGGCGGAAAACCGCGAAGCGGTGGAAGCCATCGTCGAAGCCTTCCCCGGCTACGTCCAGCTGGGCGGCGGCATCCGCACGCGCGAAGCGGTCGAGGGCTGGTTCGACCTCGGCGTTGCGCGGATTGTGATGGGTTCGGCTGCGCTCAAGGACCCCGAGTTCGTCAAGGACATGGCGCGCGCTTATGAAGGCGGGATCGTCGTGGCAGTCGATGCCAAGGACGGCATGGTCGCGACCGAAGGCTGGGCCGAAGTGTCCGATGTGCCGGTGGTCGATCTTGCCCGCCGGTTCGAGGATGCGGGCGTTGCCGCGCTGCTGTTCACCGATATCGGCCGCGACGGGATGCTCAAGGGCTGCAATATCGACGCCACGGTCGAGCTGGCGCGGCAGGTCGATATCCCCGTGATCGCCAGCGGCGGGGTCAAGGGGCTGGACGACATCCACGTCCTCTCGCTGCACGCGCATGAGGGGATTGAAGGCGTGATTACCGGGCGCGCGCTCTACGAGGGTCGGCTGGACTTGGCTGCGGCGATAGCGATGGGGGCGAGAGCGTGA
- the hisH gene encoding imidazole glycerol phosphate synthase subunit HisH, with translation MAERIALIDYGAGNLHSVHNALKAAGAHGVKVTHNPDLVRKADRVVLPGVGSFKACAEGLRSIEGMVDALEERVLLGGVPFLGICVGMQLLATRGLEHAETPGLDWVPGEVRLIEPTDPSVKVPHMGWNDVALTPHARGHALVEEGEAYFLHSYHFHADDGHDILAMTDHGGGLVAAVARDNIVGVQFHPEKSQAYGLGLLERFLEWRV, from the coding sequence GTGGCTGAGAGGATCGCGCTGATCGACTACGGCGCGGGCAACCTGCATTCAGTTCACAACGCATTGAAAGCTGCGGGTGCGCATGGCGTGAAGGTCACCCACAATCCTGACCTCGTCCGCAAGGCGGATCGCGTGGTGCTGCCGGGTGTCGGCTCGTTCAAGGCGTGCGCGGAAGGCCTGCGTAGCATCGAAGGCATGGTCGACGCGCTGGAAGAGCGCGTGCTGCTGGGCGGCGTGCCGTTCCTCGGTATCTGTGTGGGGATGCAATTGCTGGCCACGCGCGGGCTGGAGCATGCGGAGACGCCGGGGCTCGACTGGGTGCCGGGTGAAGTGCGGTTGATCGAGCCGACCGATCCGAGCGTAAAGGTCCCGCATATGGGCTGGAACGATGTTGCGCTCACCCCCCATGCGAGGGGTCACGCGCTGGTGGAGGAAGGCGAGGCCTATTTCCTCCATTCCTATCATTTCCACGCCGATGACGGGCACGACATCCTTGCCATGACCGATCACGGCGGCGGGCTGGTCGCAGCGGTCGCGCGCGACAATATCGTCGGCGTGCAGTTCCACCCGGAGAAGAGCCAGGCCTATGGGCTGGGGCTGTTGGAGAGGTTCCTCGAATGGCGGGTGTAG
- the hisB gene encoding imidazoleglycerol-phosphate dehydratase HisB, with product MRTGRIERNTAETKILIEVNLDGTGKYDVSTGIGFLDHMVEQFSKHSLIDVTMKVDGDLHVDQHHTTEDSAIALGQALNEALGDKGGIGRYGTAYSPMDETLARVALDISGRPYIVWKAGFTQEKLGEWDTELIEHWFHSVAQACGITLHVELLYGSNNHHICESIYKGFARAMRQAVETDPRKGGAIPSTKGQLGG from the coding sequence ATGCGAACCGGCAGAATCGAACGCAATACCGCAGAAACGAAGATCCTGATCGAGGTGAACCTCGACGGGACCGGAAAATATGACGTTTCCACCGGAATCGGCTTCCTCGACCACATGGTCGAGCAGTTTTCCAAGCATTCGCTGATCGACGTCACCATGAAGGTCGACGGCGATTTGCATGTCGACCAGCATCACACCACTGAAGACAGCGCCATCGCGCTCGGCCAGGCGCTGAACGAAGCGCTCGGCGACAAGGGCGGGATCGGTCGCTACGGCACCGCCTATTCGCCGATGGACGAGACGCTGGCGCGGGTGGCGCTGGATATCTCCGGGCGGCCCTATATCGTATGGAAAGCCGGCTTCACGCAAGAAAAGCTCGGCGAATGGGACACCGAGCTGATCGAGCACTGGTTCCATTCCGTCGCGCAGGCCTGCGGCATCACGCTGCATGTCGAGTTGCTCTACGGCTCCAACAACCACCATATCTGCGAGAGCATCTACAAGGGTTTCGCCCGGGCGATGCGGCAGGCGGTGGAGACCGATCCGCGCAAGGGCGGGGCGATCCCTTCGACGAAAGGCCAGCTGGGTGGCTGA
- a CDS encoding SspB family protein, whose product MSEDTPDSLIPYDEIVQEALRAVVGRVLGEIQQGGGELPGSHHFYITFKTGAPEVSIPPHLSERFPDEMTIVLQNKFWDLEVTDQGFSVGLSFNQVPAHLQIPFSAITAFVDPAVDFGLQFQATVADMAPEVHEDPENDETPNGDGDGDGSNVVTVDFGRKK is encoded by the coding sequence ATGAGCGAGGACACCCCCGACAGTCTCATTCCCTACGACGAGATCGTACAGGAAGCCCTGCGCGCCGTGGTTGGCCGCGTGCTGGGGGAAATCCAGCAAGGCGGCGGCGAATTGCCTGGCAGCCACCACTTCTACATTACCTTCAAGACCGGTGCGCCCGAAGTCTCGATCCCGCCGCATCTTTCCGAGCGATTCCCTGACGAGATGACCATCGTCCTGCAGAACAAGTTCTGGGACCTCGAAGTGACCGACCAGGGCTTTTCCGTCGGCCTCAGCTTCAACCAGGTGCCCGCGCACCTGCAGATCCCGTTTTCCGCCATTACCGCCTTCGTCGATCCGGCAGTTGATTTCGGGCTGCAGTTCCAGGCCACTGTCGCCGACATGGCACCGGAAGTGCATGAAGACCCGGAAAACGACGAGACCCCCAATGGCGATGGGGATGGTGACGGATCCAATGTCGTGACGGTCGATTTCGGCCGCAAGAAGTAA
- the gmk gene encoding guanylate kinase: MAARTPHDQSDALNRRGLLFILSSPSGAGKTTISHMLLGADDAIQLSVSATTRPPRAGEIDGIDYHFVSNAKFDEMIEKDDFYEWAEVFGNRYGTPKGYIRKGLKEGQDFLFDIDWQGTQQLKQKDDQDVVTVFILPPSLDELRHRLETRATDSEDVIDRRMDRARGEISHWAEYDYVVINDDVDACFVKVREILHAERMKRTRQTGLIPFVRGLMS, from the coding sequence ATGGCCGCACGTACTCCCCACGACCAGTCCGATGCCCTCAACCGCCGCGGGCTCCTGTTTATCCTCTCTTCGCCCTCCGGCGCAGGCAAGACCACGATCAGCCACATGTTGTTGGGCGCAGACGACGCCATCCAGCTCTCCGTCTCCGCCACCACCCGCCCGCCGCGCGCGGGCGAAATCGACGGCATCGACTATCACTTCGTCAGCAACGCAAAGTTCGACGAAATGATCGAGAAGGATGATTTCTACGAATGGGCCGAAGTCTTCGGCAATCGTTATGGCACGCCAAAGGGCTATATCCGTAAGGGCCTGAAGGAAGGGCAGGACTTCCTGTTCGATATCGACTGGCAGGGCACCCAGCAGCTGAAGCAGAAAGATGACCAGGATGTCGTCACCGTCTTTATCCTGCCGCCGAGCCTCGACGAACTGCGCCACCGGCTGGAAACCCGCGCCACTGACAGCGAAGACGTGATCGACCGGCGGATGGATCGCGCCCGGGGCGAGATCAGCCACTGGGCGGAATATGACTATGTCGTGATCAACGACGACGTCGATGCCTGTTTCGTCAAGGTGCGCGAGATCCTGCACGCTGAACGCATGAAACGGACGCGGCAGACCGGGCTGATCCCGTTCGTGCGCGGGTTGATGAGCTAG
- a CDS encoding putative bifunctional diguanylate cyclase/phosphodiesterase, giving the protein MTAIGRIDMLRFGSLKLRMAALYAALFAVVLATIMVIVGQGIGRFAENATTRDLAANARVFDEILDLRARQMRSSTDVLSRDFGFREAVATNDRPTISSALDSLRERSGSSAAFVVGYDASLTGSTGDAMPNPMGLWSALDEGRKYGVIMQGDQLALAAASPIEVPDLVGWLVVTQPLDEAALARLVELAAIDLDASVLRRASLPATIADAPLGAVFERAEGERMLYRVSELPSLQEDLSPQLVLKHSLTRALAEYSGIRWLLAALAVAGLLLVVALSWRVAKTMTAPLRKLDEATRLVSAGERVEVTVDTDDEIGRLAGSFNAMIEAIDEREKEIVHVGLHDGLTNLPNRKLFVEQLTLSMARRKGEGQVMVVYADLDDFKVVNDTLGHPAGDALLKNVADFLREDLADATIARLGGDEFAILIDGIAPDDDLNTIARTVQSCFMRDIEIEGQKADCSASLGIAIAPADGADGVTLMKHADLALYRAKHEGKSCYHFFEPSLDEQARLRRQMELDLRKAISEGEFELYFQPLYSLTEERLKGFEALIRWNHPVKGLVSPVDFIPLAEETGLILPIGEWVIREACHQASQWDEDLAVAVNISPKQFSSPELVSKILNAIASSGIAPNRLELEITESIFIAQVEKTMAILHQLRNLGVRIALDDFGTGYSSLSYLRSFPFDKVKIDRSFVTDLASGENGHAIIRAITTLAEALGMETLAEGVEDEQQLEILRREGCRSIQGFLLSRPMSAEQLRVWTEAGNATAMTA; this is encoded by the coding sequence GTGACGGCCATCGGTCGCATCGACATGCTGCGCTTCGGCTCGCTGAAGCTGCGCATGGCAGCGCTCTACGCAGCGCTGTTTGCCGTCGTGCTCGCTACGATCATGGTTATTGTCGGGCAGGGCATTGGTCGTTTCGCAGAGAATGCCACGACGCGCGACCTGGCCGCCAATGCGCGGGTGTTCGATGAGATACTCGACCTGCGCGCGCGCCAGATGCGCAGCTCGACCGACGTCCTTTCGCGCGATTTCGGCTTTCGTGAAGCGGTAGCTACCAACGACCGTCCGACCATTTCCAGCGCTCTGGATAGCCTGCGCGAGCGTTCGGGCAGCAGCGCCGCTTTCGTTGTTGGCTACGATGCCTCGCTTACCGGTTCTACCGGCGATGCCATGCCTAACCCGATGGGCCTGTGGAGCGCCCTCGACGAAGGCCGGAAGTACGGCGTCATCATGCAGGGAGACCAGCTCGCGCTGGCCGCTGCATCGCCGATCGAAGTGCCCGACCTGGTTGGCTGGCTGGTCGTGACGCAGCCGCTCGACGAGGCAGCACTGGCACGCCTGGTGGAGCTTGCTGCGATCGATCTCGACGCTTCGGTCCTGCGCCGCGCCAGCCTGCCGGCGACCATCGCTGACGCGCCCCTTGGCGCAGTGTTCGAACGGGCCGAGGGCGAGCGCATGCTCTATCGCGTGTCGGAACTGCCATCGCTGCAGGAAGACCTCAGCCCGCAACTGGTGCTGAAGCATTCGCTGACCCGCGCACTGGCCGAATACTCCGGCATACGCTGGCTGCTGGCAGCGCTGGCCGTCGCCGGATTGCTGCTGGTGGTAGCGCTCAGCTGGCGTGTCGCCAAAACCATGACTGCGCCGCTGCGCAAGCTCGACGAAGCAACCCGGCTCGTCAGCGCCGGCGAGCGGGTCGAAGTCACTGTCGACACCGACGACGAGATCGGCCGCCTGGCCGGAAGCTTCAACGCCATGATCGAAGCGATCGACGAGCGCGAGAAGGAAATCGTCCATGTCGGCCTGCATGACGGGCTGACCAACCTGCCCAATCGCAAGCTGTTCGTTGAGCAACTGACGCTGTCCATGGCGCGGCGCAAGGGCGAGGGGCAGGTCATGGTGGTCTATGCCGACCTCGACGATTTCAAGGTCGTCAACGACACCTTAGGCCATCCGGCGGGCGACGCCTTGCTGAAGAACGTGGCCGACTTCCTGCGCGAAGACCTGGCGGATGCGACCATCGCCCGGCTGGGCGGTGACGAGTTTGCGATATTGATCGACGGGATCGCCCCGGATGACGATCTCAACACGATCGCTCGCACGGTCCAGTCCTGCTTCATGCGCGATATCGAAATCGAAGGGCAGAAGGCGGACTGCTCGGCCAGCCTCGGCATCGCGATCGCGCCTGCCGATGGCGCGGACGGCGTCACGCTGATGAAGCATGCCGACCTGGCGCTGTACCGGGCGAAGCATGAAGGCAAGTCCTGCTATCACTTCTTCGAGCCTTCGCTCGACGAGCAGGCTCGCCTGCGCCGGCAGATGGAACTCGACCTCCGCAAGGCCATCAGCGAAGGCGAATTCGAACTCTACTTCCAGCCGCTCTACAGCCTGACCGAAGAACGGCTCAAAGGTTTCGAAGCGCTGATCCGCTGGAATCATCCGGTCAAGGGCTTGGTCTCTCCTGTGGACTTCATTCCGCTGGCCGAGGAGACCGGGCTGATCCTGCCGATCGGGGAATGGGTCATCCGCGAGGCTTGCCATCAGGCCAGCCAGTGGGACGAAGACCTCGCGGTGGCGGTCAACATCTCGCCCAAGCAATTCAGCTCGCCTGAACTGGTGTCGAAGATCCTCAATGCCATTGCCTCGTCGGGCATCGCGCCCAACCGGCTCGAGCTGGAGATCACGGAGAGCATCTTCATCGCCCAAGTCGAGAAGACCATGGCGATCCTGCACCAGCTGCGCAATCTGGGCGTGCGTATCGCGCTCGACGATTTCGGCACGGGCTATTCCTCGCTCAGCTACTTGCGCTCTTTCCCGTTCGACAAGGTCAAGATCGACCGCAGCTTCGTCACCGACCTTGCCAGCGGCGAAAACGGGCACGCAATCATCCGGGCGATCACTACGCTGGCAGAGGCGCTGGGAATGGAAACGCTGGCTGAAGGCGTGGAAGACGAGCAGCAGCTGGAAATCCTGCGCCGCGAAGGATGCCGGAGCATCCAGGGCTTCCTGTTGAGCCGGCCGATGTCGGCCGAGCAATTGCGAGTGTGGACAGAGGCCGGCAACGCCACGGCCATGACTGCTTAG
- a CDS encoding cupredoxin domain-containing protein encodes MRLLAIFLACLGLAVPAAHLLAAGNGSARVQVVDERGLPIRDAVVEITPAGGARSPSGFPWRAAMAQKNLQFTPGTLIVAKGSTVAFPNLDRVRHSIYSFSKIARFEIDLYGRDQTRAQRFDVAGSAALGCNIHDNMRGYVRVVDTPYAAKTNGNGIANISAVPGGSATVTIWHPRLRAPGNEVRYTVSLDGGLSRKYKVKLR; translated from the coding sequence GTGAGACTGCTCGCGATCTTCCTGGCATGCCTAGGCCTCGCTGTTCCTGCCGCGCACCTGCTTGCGGCCGGCAATGGTTCTGCGCGTGTACAGGTCGTCGACGAGCGTGGCTTGCCGATCCGCGATGCCGTCGTGGAAATCACCCCGGCAGGGGGCGCAAGGTCTCCCTCAGGCTTTCCCTGGCGCGCCGCGATGGCGCAGAAGAACCTGCAGTTCACGCCCGGCACGCTGATCGTGGCCAAGGGTTCGACCGTAGCGTTTCCCAATCTCGACCGGGTTCGTCACAGCATCTACAGCTTCTCCAAGATCGCTCGCTTCGAGATCGATCTTTATGGCCGCGACCAGACCCGGGCCCAGCGTTTCGACGTCGCCGGTTCGGCCGCGCTTGGCTGCAATATCCATGACAACATGCGCGGTTATGTCCGGGTGGTGGACACGCCCTATGCGGCCAAGACCAATGGCAATGGTATCGCCAACATCTCCGCAGTGCCCGGCGGCAGTGCTACCGTCACAATCTGGCATCCGCGCCTAAGGGCACCGGGCAATGAAGTGCGCTACACCGTTTCGCTCGATGGCGGCCTGTCGCGCAAGTACAAGGTGAAATTGCGGTGA
- a CDS encoding DUF3034 family protein, whose protein sequence is MKRVPALAIMTIGLAFGPVAAFAQDSDVSSPVESEKTVFEGGKLLLTNAVSSVEGASGGGIATWATIGGLETNSGIGLTGHVTLIELPDYGWQSHGIALGIGNRVELSYARQNFDTRDVGAALGLGQGFTFNQDVFGAKVRLAGDLVYGDPLVPQISVGVQHKRSRDAAIVQAVGADSANGTDVFVSASKLFLSHSVLASATLRYTSGNQGGLLGFGNVTDDDRELQFEGSIAYQLSRRAVIGAEFRSKPDNLGLGEDDWMDVFAAYAVSDNITLTAAYADLGSIATFDNQRGGFLSAQIAF, encoded by the coding sequence ATGAAGCGAGTTCCAGCCCTTGCCATCATGACCATCGGCCTTGCGTTCGGCCCGGTGGCTGCCTTCGCGCAGGACAGCGATGTCAGCTCTCCAGTGGAGAGTGAGAAGACCGTATTTGAAGGCGGGAAACTGCTGCTGACCAATGCCGTCAGCTCTGTGGAAGGTGCCAGCGGAGGCGGCATCGCCACCTGGGCCACGATCGGCGGGCTCGAAACCAACAGCGGGATCGGGCTGACCGGCCATGTGACGTTGATCGAGTTGCCCGACTACGGTTGGCAGAGCCACGGCATCGCCCTCGGCATCGGCAACCGGGTCGAGCTCTCCTACGCCAGGCAGAATTTCGACACCCGCGATGTGGGTGCGGCGCTCGGTCTCGGTCAGGGCTTCACATTCAATCAGGACGTATTCGGGGCCAAGGTCCGTCTCGCGGGCGACCTCGTGTATGGCGATCCGCTGGTCCCGCAGATCAGTGTCGGTGTCCAGCATAAGCGCAGCCGCGATGCGGCGATCGTGCAGGCGGTCGGGGCGGACAGCGCCAATGGCACCGATGTCTTCGTCAGCGCATCCAAGCTGTTCCTGTCGCACAGCGTCCTTGCCTCGGCGACACTTCGCTACACATCCGGGAACCAGGGCGGCCTGCTCGGCTTCGGCAATGTCACTGACGACGACCGCGAGTTGCAGTTCGAAGGCTCGATCGCCTACCAGCTCTCGCGCCGGGCCGTGATCGGAGCAGAGTTTCGCAGCAAGCCAGACAATCTCGGGCTCGGCGAGGACGACTGGATGGATGTCTTCGCCGCCTATGCCGTGAGCGACAACATCACGCTGACGGCGGCCTATGCCGACCTCGGCTCCATCGCTACTTTCGACAACCAGCGCGGCGGCTTCCTTTCCGCCCAGATCGCATTCTGA
- a CDS encoding group I truncated hemoglobin, whose product MFLLPLALLAMQETPPPDIDWDKEFGVEEEVRDPETGELPVDPYEQSNANAGARQFSGTKMAELFGGQDGIRRIAERTVDLSREDPRIAEIFVAHDMVRLKRTLFEQFCYILNAGCDYTGRDMAKAHDGMGVEKRDLNALVENLQQAMREEGIPFAAQNRFLAKLAPMSKDVVTR is encoded by the coding sequence ATGTTCCTCCTCCCCCTCGCTTTGCTTGCCATGCAGGAAACCCCGCCGCCAGACATCGACTGGGACAAGGAATTCGGGGTCGAGGAAGAAGTCCGCGACCCGGAGACCGGCGAACTCCCTGTCGATCCTTACGAACAGAGCAATGCCAATGCCGGGGCCAGGCAGTTCTCCGGCACGAAGATGGCGGAGCTGTTCGGCGGGCAGGATGGCATCCGCCGCATTGCCGAACGCACGGTTGACCTCTCCCGCGAAGACCCGCGCATCGCGGAAATCTTCGTCGCGCATGACATGGTGCGGTTGAAGCGAACCCTGTTCGAACAGTTCTGCTACATCCTCAACGCCGGATGCGACTACACCGGCCGCGACATGGCGAAGGCGCATGACGGCATGGGCGTGGAAAAGCGCGACCTCAATGCGCTGGTCGAGAACCTGCAGCAGGCCATGCGCGAAGAAGGCATACCCTTCGCCGCCCAGAACCGCTTCCTTGCCAAGCTGGCCCCGATGTCGAAGGACGTTGTCACGCGCTAG
- a CDS encoding fatty acid desaturase produces the protein MRSPDTLPETGHATSEVTPESFDPRRLARELKPFYEPRTARSWIELAITLVPFIAVFGTILFAIDAGYWIALLLAPIAGLLLLRLFIIQHDCGHGAFMRRRGINDWLGRALGVLTLTPYDCWRRSHALHHAATGNLDARGFGDVDTLTVREYLEGSRWQRIFYRTYRHPVVLLGLGPAYLFLLRHRLPIGLMTAGKEYWISAMATNAVIATILGGLIWAFGIGAVSAVFFPVLLTAASMGVWLFYIQHQFEDAHWDQREDWEFHEAALAGSSYLDLPAPLRWFTGNIGIHHIHHLASRIPFYRLPEALRAHPRLAELNRFTMRQTFKPLALALWDEQQRKLVTFREAKRLAA, from the coding sequence GTGAGGTCGCCAGATACATTGCCGGAAACAGGTCACGCTACGAGTGAGGTCACGCCGGAAAGCTTCGATCCACGCCGGCTCGCGCGCGAGCTGAAGCCGTTCTACGAACCCCGTACAGCGCGCAGCTGGATCGAGCTGGCGATCACGCTTGTGCCCTTCATTGCCGTGTTCGGTACAATCTTGTTCGCCATAGATGCAGGCTATTGGATCGCGCTACTTCTGGCACCTATCGCCGGGCTGCTCTTGCTGCGGCTGTTCATTATCCAGCACGATTGCGGCCACGGTGCGTTCATGCGCCGCCGCGGGATCAACGACTGGCTGGGGCGCGCACTCGGCGTGCTCACGCTGACGCCATATGATTGCTGGCGCCGCAGCCACGCGCTGCACCACGCCGCCACCGGAAATCTCGATGCCCGCGGGTTTGGCGATGTCGATACGCTGACAGTGCGCGAGTATCTGGAAGGCAGCCGCTGGCAGCGGATATTTTATCGCACCTACCGGCATCCGGTGGTGCTGCTGGGCCTGGGCCCGGCCTACCTGTTCCTGCTCCGCCACCGCCTGCCGATCGGGCTCATGACCGCGGGCAAGGAATACTGGATCAGCGCCATGGCGACCAATGCCGTGATCGCCACGATCCTCGGCGGGCTCATCTGGGCCTTCGGTATCGGTGCCGTGTCGGCAGTGTTTTTCCCGGTGTTGCTGACAGCTGCCAGCATGGGAGTTTGGTTGTTCTACATCCAGCACCAGTTCGAAGACGCGCATTGGGACCAGCGCGAGGATTGGGAATTCCATGAAGCAGCCCTCGCGGGCAGCAGTTACCTCGACCTGCCGGCACCGCTCCGTTGGTTCACCGGCAATATCGGGATCCACCACATCCACCACCTGGCCAGCCGAATCCCGTTCTACCGCTTGCCGGAAGCGCTGCGGGCGCACCCGCGCCTGGCCGAGCTCAACCGCTTCACAATGCGCCAGACCTTCAAGCCCTTGGCGCTCGCGCTGTGGGACGAACAACAACGCAAGCTGGTGACTTTCCGCGAGGCGAAGCGGCTGGCTGCCTAG